A stretch of Porites lutea chromosome 5, jaPorLute2.1, whole genome shotgun sequence DNA encodes these proteins:
- the LOC140937799 gene encoding GTPase-activating Rap/Ran-GAP domain-like protein 3 isoform X1: MDRSNKRQTFVPERPSSAMVAEPKNLGKYLPRPTLQIKRYSSPPGTLQLSQAFCQHKDLPRERAPSPDIGRRSGLSRKHYYGSLEALNSLQCSGNDVGENPACRFRMENGEIGTFQNGAVSRQGSGVHLENPEFQTRWYFKYFLGKVHQNFVGVDGSKSPFILSVCLTDADNYGVPQYRAIVWRKTGSQKLCIAYHPNKPVSPKTVLRAYGINKVDKGPKEVLNAEIQKELLVLEEQEGSVNFKFGVVYAKQGQTTDDEVFSNVNVSVEFERFLELLGERIELKGWQKYRGGLDVKNDMTGSHSLYTMYEGHEVMFHVSTMLPFTPDNPQQVERKRHIGNDIVIIVFQDWDEKTSFSPPAIKSKFVHIYALVSYNKSDASYRVTVFSEKNVPIFGPPLPCPPIFRNHQEFRDFLLVKLMNGEKAAYASPTFSNRRQRTLDSLITRLLQDHMHEKLGARKSWNDVLDSSRGNRRKGMEREQAFLQFGQSLKLKTIVKGDAPTSLASTAGNAKVEPWEPQCIFEDFPTKIFCGDSWGNSLVLGTEDGIQILQGSKHRYMFDKSVVAKQMSIVEAFGLLLFRVDKGKEFHSSKLYVFRLADFEDEEEEPKSRAFCRNHRVEKSRGCHLFSVSQSGEGELRLAVAVGKKVILLRWKHSAVWSTWSLGNNRNVAEGFDTIKEVTLGDAPSLMTLVYTSCRESLVCVGYKHQFDLISEAGDVSRIHSIDKQKKATLVSAVDVYEEEESELLVSFNHQSIFKRLTGEQSSSFAFQWNSAPNSVVCAFPYLLAFTTNTIEIRLVVNANLVHTLVIPKVCLISAKADIYFSACPPNSSKSSIQATLGTGPASPVQKKTSLYKISTISLMGQFLDPPLARKPQLVVSASSSNGKNANEEELSISEVITGKRDDSSKEAVDSTGIDTDLNSKGSTDRTTSCTEARKVSEPTDPRGAVKYSGNLCWTTV, from the exons TGCTCCGTCTCCAGATATTGGTCGAAGATCAGGTTTAAGCAGAAAGCACTACTATGGCTCCCTTGAAGCT ttaaatagCTTGCAATGCTCAGGAAATGACGTAGGTGAAAATCCAGCATGCCGGTTCAGAATGGAGAATGGTGAAATTGGCACATTTCAG AATGGAGCAGTATCACGGCAAGGTAGTGGAGTTCACTTGGAGAATCCGGAATTCCAAACCAGATGGTACTTCAAGTACTTTCTTGGCAAAG TGCATCAAAATTTTGTTGGCGTAGATGGAAGCAAAAGTCCATTCATTTTGTCTGTTTGCCTGACTGATGCTGATAACTATGGTGTCCCACAGTATAGAGCCATTGTGTGGAGGAAAACG GGCAGTCAAAAGTTATGTATAGCATACCATCCTAACAAGCCAGTCTCCCCAAAGACTGTATTACG agcGTATGGTATAAACAAGGTTGACAAAGGACCTAAAGAAGTATTAAATGCGGAAATACAAAAG gAATTACTTGTTTTGGAAGAACAGGAG GGATCTGTTAACTTCAAGTTCGGCGTTGTTTATGCCAAACAAGGACAAACTACAGATGACGAAGTGTTCAGTAATG TGAACGTCAGTGTGGAATTTGAACGCTTCCTAGAGCTTCTAGGAGAAAGAATAGAGCTCAAAGGCTGGCAGAAGTATCGGGGAGGATTGGATGTAAAAA ATGATATGACTGGTTCGCATTCTTTGTACACAATGTACGAAGGACATGAAGTAATGTTTCATGTGTCCACCATGCTGCCGTTTACACCCGACAACCCGCAACAG GTTGAGCGAAAACGCCATATTGGAAACGACATTGTTATTATTGTGTTCCAAGACTGGGATGAAAAGACTTCTTTCAGTCCTCCAGCGATCAAGTCCAAATTTGTCC ACATATATGCACTTGTTTCTTACAATAAATCAGATGCCAGCTATCG GGTTACGGTGTTCTCCGAAAAAAATGTGCCAATCTTTGGCCCCCCACTGCCTTGTCCACCGATTTTCAGAAATCACCAGGAGTTCCGAGACTTTCTTCTTGTAAAGT TAATGAATGGAGAAAAAGCTGCGTACGCATCGCCCACGTTCAGCAACAGACGTCAGCGGACTCTGGACAGCTTGATAACAAGGCTTCTTCAAGATCATATGCACGAA AAACTCGGTGCACGAAAATCCTGGAACGACGTGTTGGATTCATCTCGAGGTAATCGTCGAAAGGGGATGGAGCGAGAACAAGCTTTCTTGCAGTTTGGACAG tCCTTGAAGCTGAAGACGATCGTGAAAGGTGATGCCCCTACCAGTTTGGCCAGCACTGCTGGAAACGCGAAAGTTGag CCATGGGAACCGCAATGTATATTCGAGGATTTCCCTACCAAAATATTTTGTGGTGATTCGTGGG GAAACAGCCTTGTGTTAGGAACAGAGGATGGCATTCAGATACTACAAG GGTCAAAACACCGCTACATGTTCGACAAGTCAGTGGTCgcaaaacaaatgagtattgtGGAAGCTTTCGGATTACTTCTCTTTCGAGTTGACAAAG GCAAGGAATTTCACTCATCCAAGCTGTACGTGTTCAGACTAGCAGATTTTGAAGACGAAGAGGAAGAACCGAAGTCCAGGGCATTTTGCAGAAATCACAGAGTAGAGAAAAGCAGAG GATGTCATTTGTTTTCCGTGAGCCAATCAGGAGAAGGTGAACTGAGGCTTGCAGTAGCTGTGGGAAAGAAAGTTATCCTGTTGCGATGGAAACACTCTGCGGTATGGAGCACGTGGTCACTTGGAAACAATAGGAACGTGGCGGAAGGATTTGACACTATCAAG GAAGTGACTTTAGGAGATGCGCCGAGTCTAATGACGCTGGTCTACACCAGCTGTCGTGAAAGTCTTGTTTGTGTGGGGTATAAACATCAGTTTGATCTCATCAGCGAGGCAGGAGATGTGTCAAGAATACATTCTATTGACAAGCAAAAG AAAGCAACTTTGGTCTCAGCAGTTGATGTGTACGAAGAAGAAGAATCCGAACTGCTTGTTTCCTTCAATC ACCAGTCCATATTTAAAAGGCTGACAGGGGAGCAGTCATCAAGTTTTGCGTTCCAGTGGAACTCGGCCCCAAACTCAGTGG tttgcgCTTTTCCGTATTTGCTGGCCTTCACCACCAACACGATAGAAATCCGCCTTGTTGTGAACGCCAATTTGGTGCACACGCTTGTGATTCCCAAGGTTTGCCTCATATCAGCCAAG GCCGACATCTACTTCAGTGCTTGTCCGCCCAACTCGTCGAAATCGTCGATTCAAGCGACATTGGGCACTGGCCCCGCGTCTCCAGTCCAAAAGAAAACTTCTCTGTACAAAATATCCACAATTTCGTTAATGGGACAATTTCTTGATCCTCCACTCGCGCGTAAACCCCAGCTTGTTGTATCTGCATCGTCATCGAATGGAAAGAACGCAAATGAAGAAGAACTCTCGATCTCCGAGGTCATCACTGGAAAACGTGATGATTCTTCGAAGGAAGCAGTGGACTCCACTGGCATTGATACGGATTTAAATTCAAAAGGATCTACGGATAGAACTACCTCGTGCACCGAGGCACGGAAAGTCTCCGAGCCCACTGATCCAAGGGGCGCTGTCAAGTACTCGGGTAATTTGTGTTGGACGACGGTATGA
- the LOC140937799 gene encoding GTPase-activating Rap/Ran-GAP domain-like protein 3 isoform X2 — translation MDRSNKRQTFVPERPSSAMVAEPKNLGKYLPRPTLQIKRYSSPPGTLQLSQAFCQHKDLPRERAPSPDIGRRSGLSRKHYYGSLEALNSLQCSGNDVGENPACRFRMENGEIGTFQNGAVSRQGSGVHLENPEFQTRWYFKYFLGKVHQNFVGVDGSKSPFILSVCLTDADNYGVPQYRAIVWRKTGSQKLCIAYHPNKPVSPKTVLRAYGINKVDKGPKEVLNAEIQKGSVNFKFGVVYAKQGQTTDDEVFSNVNVSVEFERFLELLGERIELKGWQKYRGGLDVKNDMTGSHSLYTMYEGHEVMFHVSTMLPFTPDNPQQVERKRHIGNDIVIIVFQDWDEKTSFSPPAIKSKFVHIYALVSYNKSDASYRVTVFSEKNVPIFGPPLPCPPIFRNHQEFRDFLLVKLMNGEKAAYASPTFSNRRQRTLDSLITRLLQDHMHEKLGARKSWNDVLDSSRGNRRKGMEREQAFLQFGQSLKLKTIVKGDAPTSLASTAGNAKVEPWEPQCIFEDFPTKIFCGDSWGNSLVLGTEDGIQILQGSKHRYMFDKSVVAKQMSIVEAFGLLLFRVDKGKEFHSSKLYVFRLADFEDEEEEPKSRAFCRNHRVEKSRGCHLFSVSQSGEGELRLAVAVGKKVILLRWKHSAVWSTWSLGNNRNVAEGFDTIKEVTLGDAPSLMTLVYTSCRESLVCVGYKHQFDLISEAGDVSRIHSIDKQKKATLVSAVDVYEEEESELLVSFNHQSIFKRLTGEQSSSFAFQWNSAPNSVVCAFPYLLAFTTNTIEIRLVVNANLVHTLVIPKVCLISAKADIYFSACPPNSSKSSIQATLGTGPASPVQKKTSLYKISTISLMGQFLDPPLARKPQLVVSASSSNGKNANEEELSISEVITGKRDDSSKEAVDSTGIDTDLNSKGSTDRTTSCTEARKVSEPTDPRGAVKYSGNLCWTTV, via the exons TGCTCCGTCTCCAGATATTGGTCGAAGATCAGGTTTAAGCAGAAAGCACTACTATGGCTCCCTTGAAGCT ttaaatagCTTGCAATGCTCAGGAAATGACGTAGGTGAAAATCCAGCATGCCGGTTCAGAATGGAGAATGGTGAAATTGGCACATTTCAG AATGGAGCAGTATCACGGCAAGGTAGTGGAGTTCACTTGGAGAATCCGGAATTCCAAACCAGATGGTACTTCAAGTACTTTCTTGGCAAAG TGCATCAAAATTTTGTTGGCGTAGATGGAAGCAAAAGTCCATTCATTTTGTCTGTTTGCCTGACTGATGCTGATAACTATGGTGTCCCACAGTATAGAGCCATTGTGTGGAGGAAAACG GGCAGTCAAAAGTTATGTATAGCATACCATCCTAACAAGCCAGTCTCCCCAAAGACTGTATTACG agcGTATGGTATAAACAAGGTTGACAAAGGACCTAAAGAAGTATTAAATGCGGAAATACAAAAG GGATCTGTTAACTTCAAGTTCGGCGTTGTTTATGCCAAACAAGGACAAACTACAGATGACGAAGTGTTCAGTAATG TGAACGTCAGTGTGGAATTTGAACGCTTCCTAGAGCTTCTAGGAGAAAGAATAGAGCTCAAAGGCTGGCAGAAGTATCGGGGAGGATTGGATGTAAAAA ATGATATGACTGGTTCGCATTCTTTGTACACAATGTACGAAGGACATGAAGTAATGTTTCATGTGTCCACCATGCTGCCGTTTACACCCGACAACCCGCAACAG GTTGAGCGAAAACGCCATATTGGAAACGACATTGTTATTATTGTGTTCCAAGACTGGGATGAAAAGACTTCTTTCAGTCCTCCAGCGATCAAGTCCAAATTTGTCC ACATATATGCACTTGTTTCTTACAATAAATCAGATGCCAGCTATCG GGTTACGGTGTTCTCCGAAAAAAATGTGCCAATCTTTGGCCCCCCACTGCCTTGTCCACCGATTTTCAGAAATCACCAGGAGTTCCGAGACTTTCTTCTTGTAAAGT TAATGAATGGAGAAAAAGCTGCGTACGCATCGCCCACGTTCAGCAACAGACGTCAGCGGACTCTGGACAGCTTGATAACAAGGCTTCTTCAAGATCATATGCACGAA AAACTCGGTGCACGAAAATCCTGGAACGACGTGTTGGATTCATCTCGAGGTAATCGTCGAAAGGGGATGGAGCGAGAACAAGCTTTCTTGCAGTTTGGACAG tCCTTGAAGCTGAAGACGATCGTGAAAGGTGATGCCCCTACCAGTTTGGCCAGCACTGCTGGAAACGCGAAAGTTGag CCATGGGAACCGCAATGTATATTCGAGGATTTCCCTACCAAAATATTTTGTGGTGATTCGTGGG GAAACAGCCTTGTGTTAGGAACAGAGGATGGCATTCAGATACTACAAG GGTCAAAACACCGCTACATGTTCGACAAGTCAGTGGTCgcaaaacaaatgagtattgtGGAAGCTTTCGGATTACTTCTCTTTCGAGTTGACAAAG GCAAGGAATTTCACTCATCCAAGCTGTACGTGTTCAGACTAGCAGATTTTGAAGACGAAGAGGAAGAACCGAAGTCCAGGGCATTTTGCAGAAATCACAGAGTAGAGAAAAGCAGAG GATGTCATTTGTTTTCCGTGAGCCAATCAGGAGAAGGTGAACTGAGGCTTGCAGTAGCTGTGGGAAAGAAAGTTATCCTGTTGCGATGGAAACACTCTGCGGTATGGAGCACGTGGTCACTTGGAAACAATAGGAACGTGGCGGAAGGATTTGACACTATCAAG GAAGTGACTTTAGGAGATGCGCCGAGTCTAATGACGCTGGTCTACACCAGCTGTCGTGAAAGTCTTGTTTGTGTGGGGTATAAACATCAGTTTGATCTCATCAGCGAGGCAGGAGATGTGTCAAGAATACATTCTATTGACAAGCAAAAG AAAGCAACTTTGGTCTCAGCAGTTGATGTGTACGAAGAAGAAGAATCCGAACTGCTTGTTTCCTTCAATC ACCAGTCCATATTTAAAAGGCTGACAGGGGAGCAGTCATCAAGTTTTGCGTTCCAGTGGAACTCGGCCCCAAACTCAGTGG tttgcgCTTTTCCGTATTTGCTGGCCTTCACCACCAACACGATAGAAATCCGCCTTGTTGTGAACGCCAATTTGGTGCACACGCTTGTGATTCCCAAGGTTTGCCTCATATCAGCCAAG GCCGACATCTACTTCAGTGCTTGTCCGCCCAACTCGTCGAAATCGTCGATTCAAGCGACATTGGGCACTGGCCCCGCGTCTCCAGTCCAAAAGAAAACTTCTCTGTACAAAATATCCACAATTTCGTTAATGGGACAATTTCTTGATCCTCCACTCGCGCGTAAACCCCAGCTTGTTGTATCTGCATCGTCATCGAATGGAAAGAACGCAAATGAAGAAGAACTCTCGATCTCCGAGGTCATCACTGGAAAACGTGATGATTCTTCGAAGGAAGCAGTGGACTCCACTGGCATTGATACGGATTTAAATTCAAAAGGATCTACGGATAGAACTACCTCGTGCACCGAGGCACGGAAAGTCTCCGAGCCCACTGATCCAAGGGGCGCTGTCAAGTACTCGGGTAATTTGTGTTGGACGACGGTATGA